Proteins encoded within one genomic window of Argiope bruennichi chromosome 7, qqArgBrue1.1, whole genome shotgun sequence:
- the LOC129975340 gene encoding uncharacterized protein LOC129975340 — protein sequence MRVALLNDPSAEDLSKQLLTIGNGHVPVDESSGFILFPRNFCNFVASKAELINKVFPNIIYNHKNYKWFSERAILAAKNKDVDDLNFVIQNQIVVTLHSFKSIDCVTNEDEVANYPSEFLNSLDVPGLPPHNL from the coding sequence ATGAGAGTTGCATTGCTGAACGATCCATCTGCTGAAGATTTATCCAAGCAATTGTTGACTATCGGTAATGGTCATGTTCCTGTCGACGAATCGAgcggatttattttatttcctcggaatttttgcaatttcgttGCATCGAAAGCTGAGCTCATCAACAAAGTGTTCCCGAACATTATTTATAACCACAAAAATTACAAATGGTTTAGTGAGCGAGCCATTTTGGCGGCTAAGAACAAAGATGTGGATGACTTAAACTTCGTAATTCAGAATCAAATCGTTGTTACTCTACATTCATTCAAATCTATTGACTGTGTAACAAACGAAGACGAAGTCGCCAACTATccatctgaatttttaaactccTTGGATGTGCCTGGCTTACCACCGCACAATTTATAG